The following proteins are co-located in the Mesorhizobium sp. M1E.F.Ca.ET.045.02.1.1 genome:
- a CDS encoding ABC transporter substrate-binding protein → MKTFRNCLMTAVSAGLLGLALSAPANAGAIRLGMTTWVGYGPLFLARDLGYFKEAGVDVDLKVIEESALYMAAVAGGDLDGAASTVDELMKYRSDELCFKYVLALDDSHGGDGVVSQADVKSLKDLKGQPVALNEGSVSEFWFNVLLKKEGMTEDDVSVTNMTADDAATAFIAGQVPAAVTWEPHLTEVRKGGKGKVLIDSTTTPGLIVDVIALKCDLIEKHPEDVKALVKGYYKAVEYIKTNPEKAYEIMAKGIGGYLEKPEDFAAGAKGVRYYDRARNLEFFGTPEKSEASDLVNFAQDIWGKAGKLKMTIDAKTILDTDFIKEQ, encoded by the coding sequence ATGAAGACTTTCCGAAATTGCCTGATGACCGCGGTCAGTGCAGGCCTGCTGGGCTTGGCGCTTTCCGCTCCTGCCAACGCTGGCGCCATTCGCCTCGGCATGACCACCTGGGTAGGCTACGGGCCGCTGTTTCTTGCCCGCGATCTCGGCTACTTCAAGGAAGCCGGCGTCGATGTCGACCTGAAGGTCATTGAAGAATCAGCGCTTTACATGGCGGCGGTCGCCGGTGGCGATCTCGACGGCGCGGCATCCACCGTCGACGAGCTGATGAAGTACCGCTCGGACGAGCTTTGCTTCAAATACGTCCTGGCGCTCGATGACAGCCATGGCGGCGACGGCGTCGTCTCGCAGGCCGACGTCAAGTCGCTGAAGGATTTGAAGGGCCAGCCCGTCGCCTTGAACGAGGGCTCCGTTTCCGAATTCTGGTTCAACGTGCTCCTGAAAAAGGAAGGCATGACCGAGGACGACGTCAGCGTCACCAACATGACCGCCGATGACGCGGCGACGGCCTTCATCGCCGGCCAGGTTCCCGCTGCCGTGACCTGGGAACCGCACCTCACCGAGGTCCGCAAGGGCGGAAAGGGGAAGGTGCTGATCGATTCCACGACCACCCCCGGCCTGATCGTCGACGTGATCGCCCTCAAATGCGACCTGATTGAAAAGCATCCCGAGGACGTGAAGGCCCTCGTCAAGGGCTATTACAAGGCGGTCGAATACATCAAGACCAACCCGGAAAAGGCCTACGAGATCATGGCCAAGGGCATTGGCGGCTATCTCGAAAAGCCCGAGGATTTCGCCGCCGGCGCCAAGGGCGTGCGCTATTATGATCGTGCTCGCAACCTGGAATTCTTCGGCACCCCTGAGAAGAGCGAGGCATCCGACCTGGTGAATTTCGCGCAGGATATCTGGGGCAAGGCCGGCAAGCTGAAGATGACGATCGACGCGAAAACCATCCTCGACACCGATTTCATCAAGGAACAGTGA
- a CDS encoding dihydrodipicolinate synthase family protein — translation MRIDQKASGVFAIAPTPFASNGDIDFDSIDRLVDFYAKVGCTGITALGILGEAPKLDADETLAVARRFIRRSPIPVVIGVSAPGLASIRSLTRRVMDEGAAGVMIAPPSPLRTDEQIVSYFASTTEAIGPEVPWVLQDYPLTLTVVMTVNVISRIITANPSCVMVKHEDWPGLEKISALRKLQREGAMRPVSILCGNGGMFLDFEMERGADGAMTGYAFPDMLVDFVRLSALGERGAAHDLFDAHLPLIRYEHQQGVGLAVRKYLLKRRGIIRDDAMRVPFTKMSPAAADEVEYLLSRVARHDTRASF, via the coding sequence GTGCGGATCGATCAGAAGGCATCCGGCGTATTCGCCATCGCTCCAACGCCGTTCGCATCGAACGGAGATATCGATTTCGACTCGATCGACCGGTTGGTGGATTTCTACGCCAAAGTCGGTTGCACGGGTATTACTGCGCTGGGAATCCTGGGCGAAGCGCCGAAGCTGGACGCCGACGAGACGCTTGCGGTCGCGCGTCGGTTCATTCGCCGTTCGCCTATTCCCGTCGTGATCGGCGTATCTGCGCCGGGGCTGGCCTCCATTCGCTCGCTGACCCGGCGCGTCATGGACGAAGGGGCGGCAGGAGTGATGATCGCGCCTCCGTCGCCGCTTCGCACTGACGAGCAGATCGTTTCCTATTTCGCGAGCACCACGGAAGCGATCGGCCCGGAAGTGCCCTGGGTTCTTCAAGACTATCCACTTACGCTGACCGTCGTCATGACCGTCAATGTGATTTCGCGGATCATTACCGCCAATCCGTCATGCGTCATGGTCAAGCACGAAGATTGGCCAGGGCTGGAGAAGATCTCGGCGCTTCGCAAGCTGCAGCGCGAAGGCGCCATGCGTCCGGTATCCATCTTGTGCGGCAATGGCGGCATGTTCCTCGACTTCGAGATGGAACGCGGAGCGGATGGCGCCATGACCGGCTATGCCTTCCCCGACATGCTGGTGGATTTTGTCCGCCTGTCGGCACTTGGCGAGCGTGGAGCGGCCCACGACCTGTTCGATGCGCATCTGCCGCTGATCCGCTACGAGCATCAGCAGGGCGTTGGGCTGGCCGTGCGCAAATATCTGCTCAAGCGGCGGGGGATCATCCGCGACGATGCGATGCGGGTTCCTTTCACCAAAATGTCGCCGGCCGCCGCGGACGAGGTCGAATATCTGCTTTCCCGGGTGGCAAGGCATGACACCCGGGCATCGTTTTAA
- a CDS encoding tautomerase family protein, whose translation MPLVEIDLYPGRSPSQKYEVAETITRVFMEKSETR comes from the coding sequence ATGCCGCTTGTTGAGATCGATCTCTATCCCGGCCGCTCACCAAGTCAAAAGTACGAAGTGGCGGAGACCATAACGCGTGTATTCATGGAAAAATCGGAGACGAGATAA